Proteins from one Osmerus mordax isolate fOsmMor3 chromosome 21, fOsmMor3.pri, whole genome shotgun sequence genomic window:
- the kcnip2 gene encoding A-type potassium channel modulatory protein KCNIP2 isoform X2, protein MKSKSRDQSLSDSRADSRELDGSYDPLTGNPSSNQKKKSIKQRFLKLLPCCLSSSAPSLRQNSMVEDGQLSALSSRPEGLDQMLQRCSFSRAELQVLYRGFKNECPSGMVDEETFKTIYSQFFPQGNSSSYAHFLFEAFDTNKHGAVSFEDFVTGLSIILRGSVTDKLNWAFNLYDLNKDGCITKEEMTDIMRSIYDMMGTCTYPCMQDDAPREHVENFFQKMDMNHDGVVTIEEFLESCLKDESIMQSMHMFDNVI, encoded by the exons ATGAAGTCAAAAAGTCGGGATCAGAGTTTGTCTGATTCCCGTGCTGATTCCAGAGAGCTGGACGGTTCCTACGACCCGCTGACAG GGAACCCTTCGTCCAATCAGAAAAAAAAGAGCATAAAGCAGAGATTCCTCAAGCTGCTGCCCTGCTGCCTctcaagctccgccccctcgctcAGACAAA acaGCATGGTGGAGGATGGGCAGCTGTCTGCGCTGAGCTCCAGGCCGGAGGGGCTGGACCAGatgctgcagcgctgcagcttCAGCAGGGCGGAGCTGCAGGTCCTCTACAGGGGCTTCAAGAAC GAATGTCCCAGTGGTATGGTGGATGAGGAGACCTTTAAGACCATCTACTCACAGTTCTTCCCCCAAGGAA actccaGCAGTTatgctcacttcctgtttgaggcCTTCGACACTAACAAGCACGGAGCTGTCAGCTTTGAG GACTTTGTGACAGGCCTGTCCATCATCTTGAGAGGCTCCGTCACAGACAAGCTGAACTGGGCGTTCAACCTGTATGACCTGAACAAGGACGGCTGCATAACTAAAGAG GAGATGACAGACATCATGCGCTCCATCTATGACATGATGGGGACCTGTACGTACCCCTGCATGCAGGATGACGCACCCAGGGAGCATGTGGAGAACTTCTTCCAG AAGATGGACATGAACCACGATGGAGTGGTCACCATCGAGGAGTTCCTGGAGTCTTGTCTAAAG GACGAGAGCATCATGCAGTCGATGCACATGTTTGACAACGTCATCTAA
- the kcnip2 gene encoding A-type potassium channel modulatory protein KCNIP2 isoform X3, translated as MKSKSRDQSLSDSRADSRELDGSYDPLTGNPSSNQKKKSIKQRFLKLLPCCLSSSAPSLRQSNMVEDGQLSALSSRPEGLDQMLQRCSFSRAELQVLYRGFKNECPSGMVDEETFKTIYSQFFPQGNSSSYAHFLFEAFDTNKHGAVSFEDFVTGLSIILRGSVTDKLNWAFNLYDLNKDGCITKEEMTDIMRSIYDMMGTCTYPCMQDDAPREHVENFFQKMDMNHDGVVTIEEFLESCLKDESIMQSMHMFDNVI; from the exons ATGAAGTCAAAAAGTCGGGATCAGAGTTTGTCTGATTCCCGTGCTGATTCCAGAGAGCTGGACGGTTCCTACGACCCGCTGACAG GGAACCCTTCGTCCAATCAGAAAAAAAAGAGCATAAAGCAGAGATTCCTCAAGCTGCTGCCCTGCTGCCTctcaagctccgccccctcgctcAGACAAAGCAA CATGGTGGAGGATGGGCAGCTGTCTGCGCTGAGCTCCAGGCCGGAGGGGCTGGACCAGatgctgcagcgctgcagcttCAGCAGGGCGGAGCTGCAGGTCCTCTACAGGGGCTTCAAGAAC GAATGTCCCAGTGGTATGGTGGATGAGGAGACCTTTAAGACCATCTACTCACAGTTCTTCCCCCAAGGAA actccaGCAGTTatgctcacttcctgtttgaggcCTTCGACACTAACAAGCACGGAGCTGTCAGCTTTGAG GACTTTGTGACAGGCCTGTCCATCATCTTGAGAGGCTCCGTCACAGACAAGCTGAACTGGGCGTTCAACCTGTATGACCTGAACAAGGACGGCTGCATAACTAAAGAG GAGATGACAGACATCATGCGCTCCATCTATGACATGATGGGGACCTGTACGTACCCCTGCATGCAGGATGACGCACCCAGGGAGCATGTGGAGAACTTCTTCCAG AAGATGGACATGAACCACGATGGAGTGGTCACCATCGAGGAGTTCCTGGAGTCTTGTCTAAAG GACGAGAGCATCATGCAGTCGATGCACATGTTTGACAACGTCATCTAA
- the kcnip2 gene encoding A-type potassium channel modulatory protein KCNIP2 isoform X5 — MKSKSRDQSLSDSRADSRELDGSYDPLTDSMVEDGQLSALSSRPEGLDQMLQRCSFSRAELQVLYRGFKNECPSGMVDEETFKTIYSQFFPQGNSSSYAHFLFEAFDTNKHGAVSFEDFVTGLSIILRGSVTDKLNWAFNLYDLNKDGCITKEEMTDIMRSIYDMMGTCTYPCMQDDAPREHVENFFQKMDMNHDGVVTIEEFLESCLKDESIMQSMHMFDNVI; from the exons ATGAAGTCAAAAAGTCGGGATCAGAGTTTGTCTGATTCCCGTGCTGATTCCAGAGAGCTGGACGGTTCCTACGACCCGCTGACAG acaGCATGGTGGAGGATGGGCAGCTGTCTGCGCTGAGCTCCAGGCCGGAGGGGCTGGACCAGatgctgcagcgctgcagcttCAGCAGGGCGGAGCTGCAGGTCCTCTACAGGGGCTTCAAGAAC GAATGTCCCAGTGGTATGGTGGATGAGGAGACCTTTAAGACCATCTACTCACAGTTCTTCCCCCAAGGAA actccaGCAGTTatgctcacttcctgtttgaggcCTTCGACACTAACAAGCACGGAGCTGTCAGCTTTGAG GACTTTGTGACAGGCCTGTCCATCATCTTGAGAGGCTCCGTCACAGACAAGCTGAACTGGGCGTTCAACCTGTATGACCTGAACAAGGACGGCTGCATAACTAAAGAG GAGATGACAGACATCATGCGCTCCATCTATGACATGATGGGGACCTGTACGTACCCCTGCATGCAGGATGACGCACCCAGGGAGCATGTGGAGAACTTCTTCCAG AAGATGGACATGAACCACGATGGAGTGGTCACCATCGAGGAGTTCCTGGAGTCTTGTCTAAAG GACGAGAGCATCATGCAGTCGATGCACATGTTTGACAACGTCATCTAA
- the kcnip2 gene encoding A-type potassium channel modulatory protein KCNIP2 isoform X1: MKSKSRDQSLSDSRADSRELDGSYDPLTGNPSSNQKKKSIKQRFLKLLPCCLSSSAPSLRQSKLLPISSSSSLPPSLPPPPPSLPPSLHPPDSMVEDGQLSALSSRPEGLDQMLQRCSFSRAELQVLYRGFKNECPSGMVDEETFKTIYSQFFPQGNSSSYAHFLFEAFDTNKHGAVSFEDFVTGLSIILRGSVTDKLNWAFNLYDLNKDGCITKEEMTDIMRSIYDMMGTCTYPCMQDDAPREHVENFFQKMDMNHDGVVTIEEFLESCLKDESIMQSMHMFDNVI; encoded by the exons ATGAAGTCAAAAAGTCGGGATCAGAGTTTGTCTGATTCCCGTGCTGATTCCAGAGAGCTGGACGGTTCCTACGACCCGCTGACAG GGAACCCTTCGTCCAATCAGAAAAAAAAGAGCATAAAGCAGAGATTCCTCAAGCTGCTGCCCTGCTGCCTctcaagctccgccccctcgctcAGACAAAGCAAGTTGctccccatctcatcttcat cctccctccccccctccctccctcccccccctccctccctccctccctccctccaccccccagacaGCATGGTGGAGGATGGGCAGCTGTCTGCGCTGAGCTCCAGGCCGGAGGGGCTGGACCAGatgctgcagcgctgcagcttCAGCAGGGCGGAGCTGCAGGTCCTCTACAGGGGCTTCAAGAAC GAATGTCCCAGTGGTATGGTGGATGAGGAGACCTTTAAGACCATCTACTCACAGTTCTTCCCCCAAGGAA actccaGCAGTTatgctcacttcctgtttgaggcCTTCGACACTAACAAGCACGGAGCTGTCAGCTTTGAG GACTTTGTGACAGGCCTGTCCATCATCTTGAGAGGCTCCGTCACAGACAAGCTGAACTGGGCGTTCAACCTGTATGACCTGAACAAGGACGGCTGCATAACTAAAGAG GAGATGACAGACATCATGCGCTCCATCTATGACATGATGGGGACCTGTACGTACCCCTGCATGCAGGATGACGCACCCAGGGAGCATGTGGAGAACTTCTTCCAG AAGATGGACATGAACCACGATGGAGTGGTCACCATCGAGGAGTTCCTGGAGTCTTGTCTAAAG GACGAGAGCATCATGCAGTCGATGCACATGTTTGACAACGTCATCTAA
- the kcnip2 gene encoding A-type potassium channel modulatory protein KCNIP2 isoform X4 produces the protein MKSKSRDQSLSDSRADSRELDGSYDPLTDSMVEDGQLSALSSRPEGLDQMLQRCSFSRAELQVLYRGFKNPAALQECPSGMVDEETFKTIYSQFFPQGNSSSYAHFLFEAFDTNKHGAVSFEDFVTGLSIILRGSVTDKLNWAFNLYDLNKDGCITKEEMTDIMRSIYDMMGTCTYPCMQDDAPREHVENFFQKMDMNHDGVVTIEEFLESCLKDESIMQSMHMFDNVI, from the exons ATGAAGTCAAAAAGTCGGGATCAGAGTTTGTCTGATTCCCGTGCTGATTCCAGAGAGCTGGACGGTTCCTACGACCCGCTGACAG acaGCATGGTGGAGGATGGGCAGCTGTCTGCGCTGAGCTCCAGGCCGGAGGGGCTGGACCAGatgctgcagcgctgcagcttCAGCAGGGCGGAGCTGCAGGTCCTCTACAGGGGCTTCAAGAAC CCTGCTGCTCTACAGGAATGTCCCAGTGGTATGGTGGATGAGGAGACCTTTAAGACCATCTACTCACAGTTCTTCCCCCAAGGAA actccaGCAGTTatgctcacttcctgtttgaggcCTTCGACACTAACAAGCACGGAGCTGTCAGCTTTGAG GACTTTGTGACAGGCCTGTCCATCATCTTGAGAGGCTCCGTCACAGACAAGCTGAACTGGGCGTTCAACCTGTATGACCTGAACAAGGACGGCTGCATAACTAAAGAG GAGATGACAGACATCATGCGCTCCATCTATGACATGATGGGGACCTGTACGTACCCCTGCATGCAGGATGACGCACCCAGGGAGCATGTGGAGAACTTCTTCCAG AAGATGGACATGAACCACGATGGAGTGGTCACCATCGAGGAGTTCCTGGAGTCTTGTCTAAAG GACGAGAGCATCATGCAGTCGATGCACATGTTTGACAACGTCATCTAA
- the armh3 gene encoding LOW QUALITY PROTEIN: armadillo-like helical domain-containing protein 3 (The sequence of the model RefSeq protein was modified relative to this genomic sequence to represent the inferred CDS: inserted 1 base in 1 codon; deleted 1 base in 1 codon), whose product MAQVEKKAGLLRRTSSSKKPLKEKVVLMYDEIFGKEDPAKNNPRFWDELFLMKVNLEYLETKLESVDGEEVQKIQGNINSLFHHCVQALAEEHQIKVVNALQTLCALFRGVHQKNKSTSGFDIINMLMGFDKAELRMKDLMESLDSLLCGDGSESLKSLCLKLLLCLVTVTDNISLNTLLEYVMINSIFEAILQILSDVSSRGQHGHDAVVLLALLVNYRKYESVNPYIVKLSIVDDEPTLDGMGMVVHQALTEYNRQYKDKEEENQGGFFSTLTSMVGSMFIADADEKLSVQTNEAILLALYEAVHLNRNFITVLAQSHPEIDMATTPASPVPTTPTTPLGTTPPNLDMMNNPELPLDPNLQTSNLLITFLKYSSIIMQDTKDEHRLNSARLCLIILTCIAEDQYADAFLHDDNMNFRVNLHRMPMRHRKKAVDKNIPSRPLVCAVLDLMVEFIVTHMMKEFPMDLYLRCIQIIHKLICYQKKCRIRLHYTWRELWSALINLLKFLLSNETILLAKHNIFHLALLVVNLFNMFITYGDTFLPTSNSYDELYYEIVRMHQVFDNLYCMVLRVSTNTGXWKEPASKVTHALVNVRAIVNHFNPKIESYAAVNHISQLSEDQVLEVVRSSYDTLTLKLQDGLDQYERYSEQPREAGFFKELVRSISVNVRKNVSLNTLSQDLLLREFSTIS is encoded by the exons ATGGCTCAGGTGGAGAAAAAGGCAGGGCTTCTGAGGAGAACATCCTCTTCTAAGAAACCCCTGAAGGAGAAGGTGGTGCTGATGTACGATGAGATCTTTGGG AAAGAGGACCCGGCCAAGAACAACCCTCGCTTCTGGGATGAGCTCTTCCTCATGAAG gtgaaTCTGGAGTATCTGGAGACCAAGCTGGAGAgtgtggatggggaggaggTTCAGAAGATCCAGGGGAACATCAACAGCCTGTTCCACCACTGTGTCCAGGCCTTGGCTGAGGAGCACCAGATCAAAGTTGTCAAcgccctacag accTTGTGTGCATTGTTCAGGGGAGTTCATCAGAAGAACAAGTCTACCTCTGGCTTTGACATCATCAACATGCTGATGGGCTTCGACAAGGCAGAGCTCCGGATGaag GACCTGATGGAGAGCCTGGACAGCCTGCTGTGTGGAGACGGATCAGAGAGTCTGAAGAGCCTCTGTCTCAAGCTGCTGCTGTGTTTAGTTacg gtaacgGACAACATCAGCCTGAACACTCTCCTAGAGTACGTAATGATCAACAGCATCTTTGAGGCCATCCTACAG atccTGTCAGatgtgtccagcagggggcagcatggGCATGATGCTGTTGTGCTTCTGGCCCTTCTGGTCAACTACCGGAAATAcgag TCTGTGAACCCCTACATCGTGAAGCTGTCCATCGTGGATGACGAGCCCACTCTGGAC GGAATGGGCATGGTTGTCCATCAAGCTCTGACTGAATACAACAG gcaGTACAAGGACAAAGAAGAAGAGAACCAGGGAGGGTTTTTCTCCACTCTGACCAGCATG GTGGGCAGTATGTTCATAGCCGACGCGGATGAGAAGCTGTCTGTTCA GACCAATGAGGCGATCCTGCTGGCTCTGTACGAGGCTGTGCACCTCAACAGGAACTTCATCACCGTCCTGGCTCAG AGTCACCCAGAGATCGACATGGCAACCACTCCCGCCTCGCCGGTTCCGACCACTCCCACGACGCCGCTAGGGACGACCCCGCCCAACCTGGACA TGATGAACAACCCAGAGCTGCCTCTAGACCCCAACCTGCAGACCAGTAACCTGCTCATCACCTTCCTCAAGTACTCCTCTATCATCATGCAGGACACCAAAG ATGAGCACAGACTCAACAGTGCCAGGCTGtgcctcatcatcctcacctgCATAGCAGAG GACCAGTATGCTGATGCCTTTCTGCACGATGACAACATGAACTTTAGGGTCAACTTGCACAGAATG CCAATGAGACACAGGAAAAAGGCTGTGGATAAGAACATCCCTTCCCGTCCTCTGGTGTGTGCTGTTCTAG aTCTGATGGTAGAGTTCATCGTCACTCATATGATGAAGGAGTTTCCTATGGACCTCTACCT acgctGTATCCAGATCATCCATAAACTCATCTGTTACCAGAAAAAGTGTCGGATCAGGCTACACTACACCTGGAGAGAACTCTGGTcag CTCTGATCAACCTGCTGAAGTTCCTGCTATCTAATGAGACCATCCTGCTGGCCAAGCACAACATCTTCCACCTGGCTCTCCTG gtggtgaACCTGTTCAACATGTTCATAACGTACGGGGACACCTTCCTGCCCACCTCCAACAGCTACGACGAGCTGTACTACGAGATAGTCAGGATGCACCAGGTGTTTGACAACCTCTACTGCATGG tcctcagAGTATCCACCAACACAG AGTGGAAGGAGCCGGCCAGTAAAGTCACGCACGCTCTGGTCAACGTCag ggccaTCGTTAACCATTTTAACCCCAAGATTGAGTCCTACGCTGCCGTG AACCACATCTCCCAGCTGTCAGAGGACCAG gtgctggAGGTGGTACGGTCCAGCTACGACACGCTCACCCTGAAGCTGCAGGATGGTCTGGACCAGTATGAGAGATACTCCGAGCAGCCCAGAGAGGCCGGCTTCTTCAAGGAGCTG gttcGCTCCATCAGTGTGAACGTGAGGAAGAACGTGTCCCTAAACACGCTGAGTCAAGACCTGCTGCTCAGAGAGTTCTCCACCATctcctga
- the ldb1b gene encoding LIM domain-binding protein 1b isoform X2 → MLDRDVGRHTPYGNQTDYRIFELNKRLQNWTEECDNLWWDAFTTEFFEDDAMLTITFCLEDGPKRYTIGRTLIPRYFRSIFEGGATELFYVLKHPKESFHNNFVSLDCDQCTMVTQNGKPMFTQVCVEGRLYLEFMFDDMMRIKTWHFSIRQHRELIPRSILAMHAQDPQMLDQLSKNTTRCGLSNSTLNYLRLCVILEPMQELMSRHKTYSLSPRDCLKTCLFQKWQRMVAPPAEPARQAPNKRRKRKMSGGSTMSAGGGTNNSSNSKKKSPASSFPLSSQVPDVMVVGEPTLMGGEFGDEDERLITRLENTQFDAANGLDDEDSFNNSPALGANSPWNNKAPSSQESKSDNPTSQASQ, encoded by the exons gaGTGTGATAACCTGTGGTGGGATGCCTTCACTACAGAGTTCTTTGAGGACGATGCCATGCTCACCATCACCTTCTGTCTGGAGGACGGGCCCAAACGCtaca caatTGGCCGGACGCTGATCCCTCGGTACTTCCGGAGTATCTTCGAAGGGGGCGCCACTGAGCTGTTCTACGTGCTCAAGCACCCCAAGGAGTCCTTTCACAACAACTTTGTGTCCCTGGACTGTGACCAGTGCACCATGGTCACCCAGAACGGCAAGCCCATGTTCACACAG gtgtgtgtagagggccgTCTGTACCTGGAGTTCATGTTTGACGACATGATGAGGATCAAGACCTGGCACTTCAGCATCAGACAGCACCGAGAGCTGATCCCTCGGAGCATCCTGGCCATGCat GCCCAGGACCCCCAGATGTTGGACCAGCTGTCTAAGAACACCACCAGGTGTGGCCTGTCCAACTCCACCCTCAACTACCTCCGA ctgtgTGTGATCCTGGAGCCCATGCAGGAGTTGATGTCCAGACACAAGACCTACAGTCTCAGCCCCCGGGACTGCCTCAAGACCTGCCTCTTCCAGAAGTGGCAGAGGATGGTGGCCCCCccag ccgaGCCAGCCCGGCAGGCCCCTAACAAGCGGAGGAAGCGTAAGATGTCCGGCGGCAGCACCATGAGTGCTGGTGGAGGgaccaacaacagcagcaacagcaagAAGAAGAGTCCAGCCAGTAGCTTCCCCCTGTCCAGCCAGGTCCCG GACGTGATGGTGGTGGGAGAGCCCACTCTGATGGGAGGGGAGTTCGGCGACGAGGACGAGCGTCTGATCACGCGGCTGGAGAACACGCAGTTCGACGCGGCCAACGGCCTCGACGATGAGGACAGCTTCAACAACTCGCCGGCGCTCGGAGCCAACTCGCCCTGGAACAACAAGGCTCCTTCCAGTCAGGAGAGCAAGAGCGACAACCCCACCTCCCAGGCGTCGCAGTAG